In a single window of the Desulfovibrio mangrovi genome:
- a CDS encoding MFS transporter, producing MKEHSSKGDRQIFGWAMYDWANSAYILTVGTAVFPAYYAAAVIPAEGLPVFGTHLSATSMWGYMLSLSSVLVFLCAPVLGAVADFTASKKRFLALFCYAGSAATLLLGLLPAHEVWLLSALFVVAHACFAAGNVFYDAFLPGISPPGKEDWVSGKGYAYGYVGGGLQLALSLCVISQHDWFGLTEAAAARLSLVSAALWWGGFSLVTFALVREPRLPSQSGATAKEGILFFLRTGVRQVGTTLKNAPRQRNIFFFLCAFLIYNDGVQTVIAMATMYGKEELGLPTSMLMVTLLAIQFVAVPGALFFSRLGERIGAKRALMISLVVWSGLAIYGYFIQTAVQYFILGMVAGLVLGAVQSLSRSMYAVLIPRENAAEYYGFYSVFEKLSVVFGPVVFAVINQVTGTSRLAIVSIVVFFVGGLVLLVPVQWPRKDAS from the coding sequence ATGAAAGAACACTCGTCCAAGGGTGACCGGCAGATCTTCGGCTGGGCCATGTACGACTGGGCCAACTCGGCCTACATCCTGACCGTGGGCACTGCCGTGTTTCCCGCATACTACGCTGCCGCCGTCATTCCCGCGGAAGGATTGCCCGTGTTCGGCACGCACCTGAGCGCCACGTCCATGTGGGGCTACATGCTCAGCCTGTCCTCCGTGCTGGTGTTTCTCTGTGCACCTGTCCTTGGTGCAGTGGCGGACTTCACAGCCTCCAAAAAACGGTTTCTCGCCCTGTTCTGCTATGCTGGCAGCGCGGCTACGCTGCTGCTAGGGCTTCTGCCCGCGCACGAGGTGTGGCTGCTCAGCGCGCTGTTCGTGGTCGCCCATGCCTGTTTCGCCGCAGGTAACGTCTTTTACGACGCTTTTTTGCCCGGCATCAGTCCGCCTGGCAAAGAGGACTGGGTGTCCGGAAAGGGATACGCCTACGGCTATGTCGGCGGCGGATTGCAGCTTGCCTTGTCCTTGTGCGTCATTTCGCAGCACGACTGGTTCGGGCTGACTGAGGCCGCGGCTGCGCGGCTGTCGCTCGTGTCTGCGGCGTTGTGGTGGGGCGGGTTCAGTCTCGTGACGTTTGCGTTGGTTCGGGAGCCCCGTCTGCCGTCACAGAGTGGTGCGACTGCAAAAGAGGGCATTCTCTTCTTCCTTCGGACGGGAGTAAGACAGGTAGGGACCACGCTGAAGAATGCGCCAAGGCAGCGCAACATCTTCTTTTTCCTTTGCGCGTTTCTTATCTACAACGACGGCGTGCAAACCGTTATCGCCATGGCTACCATGTACGGCAAGGAGGAGTTGGGGCTGCCCACCTCCATGCTTATGGTCACGTTGCTTGCCATACAGTTCGTGGCGGTTCCCGGCGCGTTGTTTTTCAGCCGCCTCGGGGAACGGATCGGCGCGAAGCGCGCGCTCATGATCAGCCTCGTGGTCTGGTCCGGTTTGGCCATCTATGGCTACTTCATCCAGACAGCCGTGCAGTACTTTATCCTCGGCATGGTCGCCGGATTGGTGCTGGGTGCGGTTCAGTCGCTCAGCCGTTCCATGTATGCGGTGCTCATCCCCAGGGAAAATGCGGCGGAGTATTACGGGTTCTACTCCGTGTTCGAAAAACTGTCGGTCGTCTTCGGTCCGGTGGTGTTCGCGGTGATCAATCAGGTTACCGGCACCTCGCGGCTTGCCATCGTGTCGATTGTCGTGTTCTTCGTGGGTGGGCTGGTGCTTCTTGTGCCCGTACAGTGGCCCCGGAAGGATGCCTCATGA
- a CDS encoding MATE family efflux transporter: MTRNGVDMGEGKVLSVLLRLGGPAMASMFFQNLYALVDTAFVARLGTVPLAAMALAVPILYLSIALCKGLAVGATALMSHARGAGDPSKAAGVATAALPLALLVLCPFCLLAFPVVNQPIFALFGAEGDVVAEADRYVFWVAWTFPVMGATMLCEGILLSCGDSKTPMKAMIAGNVLNIILDPLLIFTCGLDVAGASLASLIGWALSGGLMYGALLRRGGDLPHMFCSKDSMRHWGDILKQGVPVAVSMLVIPVSLSLFNYVLAGFGPAYVGAWALSARLEQMLFLPLYGLTCALIPFAGFNMGRGNAARIREATRLSVAACYTLILPAAAVLWMNAEFVVGLFKPEPAVLQAAVFALRTAILGYWFGPFELVAVSLAQGLKRSGYTLCINAGRVLFLRVPLAFLFGGLWGGTGVYVSHPTALMVTGLISIFLLRHLLELTNRSCMPLTACEEAA, translated from the coding sequence ATGACCAGAAACGGCGTGGACATGGGAGAGGGCAAAGTGCTCTCTGTGCTTCTCAGGCTTGGCGGACCGGCCATGGCGTCCATGTTTTTCCAGAATTTGTATGCATTGGTCGACACCGCCTTCGTAGCTCGGTTAGGCACGGTTCCTCTGGCGGCCATGGCGTTGGCCGTTCCGATACTGTATCTTTCCATTGCGCTCTGCAAGGGGCTTGCCGTGGGAGCTACGGCGCTCATGAGCCATGCCCGTGGCGCAGGCGATCCATCAAAAGCGGCAGGTGTCGCAACCGCCGCGTTACCCTTGGCGCTGCTTGTGCTGTGTCCCTTCTGTCTGTTGGCCTTTCCTGTTGTTAATCAGCCGATTTTTGCCCTGTTCGGTGCAGAGGGAGACGTGGTGGCAGAGGCAGACCGCTATGTGTTCTGGGTGGCGTGGACGTTTCCCGTGATGGGGGCGACCATGCTCTGCGAGGGGATTCTCCTGAGCTGCGGCGATTCCAAAACCCCCATGAAGGCCATGATTGCAGGGAATGTTTTGAATATCATTCTCGACCCCTTGCTGATTTTTACCTGCGGGTTGGACGTGGCTGGCGCATCTCTGGCTTCACTCATCGGTTGGGCCTTGTCCGGGGGGCTCATGTATGGTGCCCTGCTGCGACGGGGGGGCGATCTGCCGCATATGTTCTGCAGCAAGGATTCCATGCGGCATTGGGGAGACATTCTGAAGCAGGGGGTGCCGGTGGCCGTGTCCATGCTGGTTATCCCCGTATCGCTGTCACTGTTCAATTACGTGCTGGCGGGGTTTGGCCCTGCCTATGTTGGAGCATGGGCACTCTCGGCGCGTCTTGAGCAGATGTTGTTCCTGCCTCTCTACGGGCTGACCTGTGCACTCATTCCCTTTGCCGGATTCAATATGGGCAGGGGCAATGCAGCGCGCATTCGCGAGGCTACCAGATTGTCCGTTGCTGCCTGTTATACGCTTATTCTGCCTGCTGCCGCTGTCCTCTGGATGAATGCGGAGTTCGTGGTGGGTCTTTTCAAACCCGAACCGGCGGTGTTGCAGGCTGCCGTGTTTGCCCTGCGTACGGCTATTCTCGGGTATTGGTTCGGGCCGTTCGAACTGGTTGCAGTGAGTCTCGCGCAGGGGCTTAAGCGTTCCGGCTATACGCTGTGCATCAATGCGGGCAGGGTGCTCTTTTTACGCGTACCGCTGGCCTTTTTGTTCGGCGGTTTGTGGGGCGGTACGGGCGTCTACGTCAGTCACCCCACAGCCCTGATGGTGACAGGCCTGATAAGTATCTTCCTGCTGCGTCATCTGCTTGAGCTTACAAACAGATCGTGCATGCCGTTGACTGCTTGCGAGGAAGCGGCCTGA
- a CDS encoding GNAT family N-acetyltransferase, producing MSRERLIANLRAVRSEIEPGQEVEVGLFREEDAQGIALAYLEIYGDSFPIEHVYDPAEITRRNASDDQYTIVARTMSGDVVGLAGLFRHAPNPDVYEAGQLMVLKTYRSSHVAAEIARNTLGIQARNLGLPVVFGEAVCNHPVSQRLAHQEGMLVTGLELECMPAAAYAKEGGVFRNVSLLLMFSVYKRQRCTVYLPSQYEDFLKSLYTGMGLVRDHAGAEPLSGGTESSEFLLPDAGLLRLTISRAGEDFQSVVADAEHKVGECGLVQCYLNLGDPAAPDAITMLRERGYFFGGLLPHWFGPDGVVMQKLPEQPDWDALRLYGKEAKAMCDYIRQDYERTLVQG from the coding sequence ATGAGCCGAGAACGTCTTATCGCCAACCTGCGTGCAGTCCGGTCCGAGATTGAGCCGGGTCAGGAGGTTGAGGTCGGCTTGTTCCGTGAAGAGGATGCGCAAGGCATTGCGCTCGCATATCTGGAAATTTACGGGGACTCCTTCCCTATTGAACATGTCTACGATCCCGCCGAGATTACTCGCCGAAACGCTTCTGACGATCAGTACACCATAGTTGCCCGCACCATGAGTGGAGATGTTGTGGGGTTGGCAGGGTTGTTCCGTCACGCCCCGAATCCGGACGTGTATGAAGCCGGTCAGCTCATGGTGCTTAAAACGTATCGCAGCAGCCATGTCGCAGCGGAAATTGCCCGGAATACATTAGGCATTCAGGCCCGCAACCTTGGACTTCCGGTCGTTTTCGGCGAGGCGGTTTGCAATCATCCCGTGTCGCAACGGTTGGCTCATCAGGAAGGGATGCTCGTTACCGGTCTTGAACTGGAGTGCATGCCGGCCGCAGCCTATGCCAAGGAAGGCGGCGTGTTCCGTAACGTTTCGTTGCTGCTTATGTTCAGCGTCTACAAACGACAGCGCTGTACCGTGTATCTTCCGTCCCAGTATGAGGACTTCCTGAAATCGCTGTATACCGGTATGGGGCTGGTAAGGGATCACGCAGGTGCAGAACCCCTTTCTGGCGGAACAGAGAGCAGTGAATTCCTCTTGCCGGATGCGGGCTTGTTGCGTCTGACCATAAGCCGCGCCGGTGAGGATTTTCAGTCTGTTGTTGCTGATGCAGAGCACAAGGTAGGCGAATGTGGCTTGGTGCAGTGCTACCTGAACCTTGGAGATCCCGCAGCGCCGGATGCCATAACCATGCTGAGAGAACGGGGGTACTTCTTCGGCGGTTTGTTGCCCCACTGGTTCGGGCCTGACGGGGTGGTAATGCAGAAACTGCCCGAGCAGCCCGATTGGGATGCCTTGCGTCTTTATGGCAAAGAAGCGAAAGCGATGTGTGATTACATAAGACAGGATTATGAAAGAACACTCGTCCAAGGGTGA
- a CDS encoding SGNH/GDSL hydrolase family protein has translation MPYLLLVVLILVLVEVKTRRRYWEEHGVPFQIKRVGEYPYNEFIRECGPPLHWTLKPDYASRQVHINTLGQRGPEPETGRRKIWVVGESELFGAKLSDENRIWFRRLQRALDDGGYDYQVMNASVIGYNALQTAESFMSLPLERGDLVLVRPNMNELSLAYMQGAEWQAGTPWPIAFIHKLQRSRPWYHKLLDCSCLATLVRRRISADDERARVFTAKPGFQRDRLVGFVIEQLERMVAYAEGRGATVALFDAIFSYDREVQAEDEAKLAAIQSNWRHFVEGWSSEQYDLMDQAVAQVAAPKGLPVLRTAPHVWRHPLRYRLYLDLVHFNAEGHEVLGDAFFNELCSHGLLQKGDQ, from the coding sequence ATGCCATACCTTCTGTTGGTGGTCTTGATTCTTGTGCTGGTGGAAGTAAAGACGCGGAGGCGTTATTGGGAGGAACACGGTGTTCCGTTCCAGATCAAGCGCGTTGGCGAATATCCTTACAATGAGTTTATTCGGGAGTGCGGGCCGCCGCTGCATTGGACGTTGAAGCCCGATTACGCCAGCAGGCAGGTGCACATAAACACCCTTGGACAGCGAGGGCCTGAACCTGAAACTGGCAGGAGAAAAATCTGGGTTGTCGGTGAATCCGAGTTGTTTGGCGCCAAGCTTTCGGATGAAAACCGCATCTGGTTCAGAAGACTGCAACGCGCTCTGGATGACGGGGGATACGATTATCAGGTCATGAACGCATCCGTCATCGGGTATAATGCATTGCAGACGGCGGAATCTTTCATGTCGCTTCCCTTGGAGCGTGGCGACTTGGTGCTTGTGCGGCCCAACATGAATGAACTGTCCCTTGCCTATATGCAGGGTGCGGAGTGGCAGGCCGGAACCCCTTGGCCCATCGCCTTTATCCATAAGCTGCAAAGGAGCAGGCCGTGGTACCATAAGCTGCTGGATTGCAGTTGCCTTGCAACGCTTGTGCGGCGGCGGATAAGCGCAGATGATGAGAGGGCCAGAGTGTTCACTGCCAAGCCGGGATTTCAGCGGGACCGGTTGGTCGGATTTGTCATCGAACAGTTGGAGCGGATGGTCGCGTATGCCGAAGGGCGCGGGGCAACTGTGGCCTTGTTCGATGCTATATTCAGTTACGACCGTGAGGTGCAGGCAGAGGATGAGGCCAAGCTGGCAGCCATTCAGAGCAATTGGCGGCATTTTGTTGAAGGGTGGAGCAGCGAGCAGTATGACCTGATGGATCAGGCCGTTGCGCAGGTGGCTGCTCCCAAGGGGTTGCCTGTGTTACGGACCGCTCCGCATGTTTGGAGGCATCCGCTACGATATCGGTTGTATCTCGATCTTGTGCACTTCAACGCAGAGGGGCATGAGGTGCTTGGCGATGCGTTTTTCAACGAACTGTGTTCTCATGGTTTGCTTCAAAAGGGGGATCAATGA